A region of Vanessa tameamea isolate UH-Manoa-2023 chromosome 21, ilVanTame1 primary haplotype, whole genome shotgun sequence DNA encodes the following proteins:
- the LOC113403670 gene encoding small nuclear ribonucleoprotein Sm D3: MSIGVPIKVLHEAEGHIVTCETNTGEVYRGKLIEAEDNMNCQMTQVTVTYRDGRVAQLENVYIRGSKIRFLILPDMLKNAPMFKRQGNKPSAGRGKSGILRAQAAGRGRAGGRGGGHRGGWQGGSGPSRR, translated from the exons atgtcTATTGGTGTGCCTATTAAGGTATTACACGAGGCTGAGGGCCATATAGTGACCTGTGAAACAAACACCGGTGAAGTTTACCGCGGAAAACTAATTGAAGCTGAAGATAACATGAACTGCCAGATGACGCAGGTGACGGTCACGTACAGAGATGGCAGAGTAGCTCAGCTAGAGAATGTATACATCAGAGGATCTAAGATTCGCTTCCTAATATTACCTGATATGCTAAAGAATGCACCAATGTTCAAACGACAAGGGAATAAACCCAGTGCTGGGCGTGGGAAAAGTGGTATATTACGAGCACAAG cgGCTGGTAGAGGACGAGCAGGTGGTAGAGGTGGAGGGCATCGTGGGGGCTGGCAAGGTGGCTCCGGACCTTCTAGGCGATAA